One genomic region from Streptomyces sp. NBC_00582 encodes:
- a CDS encoding M23 family metallopeptidase, with amino-acid sequence MASNRPAPEAPFVPSQRSSSDTFGYGGHPSDEGPWEEWNPTAESIAPVRGKHRVAKQRGGGGFARSSTVLGVGVIAAFSAGGMASANTGKPPVSISMPDLPSVGSLISDEDSGQDAGPALAGFGSEAPDATDPGGAADAGEALRNRIMAQAESQQTQVADRAQAAAEAAAAKAEAAAVAKAEKQAKAEAAAAKEKAEQAAKEKAEAARLAELAKQYTLPTSSYTLTATFGQAGAYWSSGYHTGLDFAAPTGTLIKAVHSGTITEAGWAGSYGYRTILTLDDGTELWFCHQSSISVSAGQKVSTGDVIGRVGATGNVTGAHLHLEVHPDGAANGIDPMAWLHSKGLNP; translated from the coding sequence GTGGCGTCCAATCGGCCTGCTCCCGAAGCCCCCTTCGTGCCGAGCCAGCGTTCCTCTTCCGACACCTTCGGCTACGGCGGACACCCCAGCGACGAGGGCCCCTGGGAGGAGTGGAATCCCACCGCGGAGTCCATCGCCCCGGTCCGGGGCAAGCACCGGGTCGCCAAGCAGCGCGGCGGCGGCGGGTTCGCCCGCAGCTCCACCGTCCTCGGCGTCGGCGTCATCGCCGCGTTCAGCGCCGGCGGCATGGCCAGCGCCAACACCGGCAAGCCCCCGGTCTCCATCTCCATGCCGGATCTGCCCTCCGTGGGCTCCCTGATCTCCGACGAGGACTCCGGCCAGGACGCCGGGCCCGCCCTCGCCGGCTTCGGCTCCGAGGCCCCCGACGCGACCGACCCCGGCGGTGCCGCCGACGCCGGAGAGGCGCTGCGCAACCGGATCATGGCGCAGGCCGAGTCGCAGCAGACCCAGGTCGCCGACCGCGCCCAGGCCGCAGCCGAGGCCGCCGCGGCCAAGGCGGAGGCGGCCGCCGTCGCCAAGGCCGAGAAGCAGGCCAAGGCCGAGGCCGCCGCCGCGAAGGAGAAGGCCGAGCAGGCCGCCAAGGAGAAGGCCGAGGCCGCCCGCCTGGCCGAGCTCGCCAAGCAGTACACGCTGCCGACCTCCTCGTACACGCTCACCGCGACCTTCGGTCAGGCCGGCGCCTACTGGTCCTCCGGCTACCACACCGGCCTGGACTTCGCCGCCCCCACCGGCACCCTCATCAAGGCCGTCCACAGCGGCACCATCACCGAGGCCGGCTGGGCGGGCTCCTACGGCTACCGCACCATCCTCACCCTCGACGACGGCACCGAGCTGTGGTTCTGCCACCAGTCCTCGATCAGCGTCAGCGCCGGCCAGAAGGTCTCCACCGGCGATGTCATCGGGCGCGTCGGCGCCACCGGCAACGTCACCGGCGCCCACCTCCACCTGGAGGTCCACCCGGACGGCGCCGCCAACGGCATCGACCCGATGGCCTGGCTGCACAGCAAGGGCCTCAACCCGTAA
- a CDS encoding amino acid permease, producing MTDDAIGSGLSDEERLAQLGYTQVLARRMSAFSNYAVSFTIISVLSGCLTLYLFGMNTGGPAVITWGWVAVGLMTLFVGLSMAEICSAYPTSAGLYFWAHRLAPPRTAAAWAWFTGWFNVLGQVAVTAGIDFGAASFLGAYLNLQFDFEVTPGRTVLLFAAILLLHGLLNTFGVRIVALLNSVSVWWHVLGVAVIVGALAFVPDHHQSASFVFGEFVNHTGWGSGFYVVLLGLLMAQYTFTGYDASAHMTEETHDASTAGPKGIVQSIWTSWIAGFVLLLGFTFAIQSYDGARTSATGAPPAQILLDALGATAGKLLLLVVIGAQLFCGMASVTANSRMIYAFSRDGALPWSHVWHTVSPRTRTPVAAVWLAAGAALLLGLPYLINLTAYAAVTSIAVIGLYIAYVIPTLLRVRRGEAFERGPRHLGRWSQVIGVVSVAWVVVITVLFMLPQVAPVTWETFNYAPVAVLVVLGFAGAWWLASARKWFLNPDHERTVAREAARAAKTP from the coding sequence ATGACAGATGACGCCATAGGGAGTGGGCTGTCGGACGAAGAGCGGCTGGCCCAGCTCGGTTACACGCAGGTTCTCGCCCGCCGCATGTCGGCGTTCTCCAACTACGCGGTCTCCTTCACGATCATCTCGGTCCTCTCCGGCTGTCTCACCCTCTACCTCTTCGGGATGAACACCGGCGGCCCCGCGGTGATCACCTGGGGCTGGGTGGCCGTGGGCCTCATGACCCTCTTCGTGGGTCTGTCGATGGCCGAGATCTGTTCGGCCTACCCGACGTCCGCGGGCCTGTACTTCTGGGCCCACCGCCTCGCCCCGCCCCGTACGGCCGCCGCGTGGGCGTGGTTCACGGGCTGGTTCAACGTGCTCGGCCAGGTCGCCGTCACCGCGGGCATCGACTTCGGCGCGGCCTCGTTCCTCGGGGCGTACCTCAACCTCCAGTTCGACTTCGAGGTCACCCCTGGCCGGACGGTCCTCCTCTTCGCCGCGATCCTTCTCCTGCACGGTCTGCTGAACACCTTCGGCGTGCGGATCGTGGCGCTGCTGAACAGCGTGAGCGTGTGGTGGCACGTGCTCGGCGTCGCGGTGATCGTCGGCGCGCTGGCCTTCGTACCGGACCACCACCAGTCCGCGTCCTTCGTGTTCGGCGAGTTCGTCAACCACACGGGCTGGGGAAGCGGCTTCTACGTGGTGCTGCTGGGCCTCCTGATGGCGCAGTACACCTTCACCGGCTACGACGCCTCCGCCCATATGACCGAGGAGACGCACGACGCCTCCACGGCCGGACCCAAGGGCATCGTCCAGTCCATCTGGACCTCCTGGATCGCCGGCTTCGTCCTGCTGCTCGGCTTCACCTTCGCCATCCAGTCCTACGACGGCGCCCGCACGTCCGCGACCGGCGCACCGCCCGCCCAGATCCTCCTCGACGCCCTCGGCGCCACGGCGGGCAAGCTGCTGCTCCTGGTGGTGATCGGCGCCCAGCTCTTCTGCGGGATGGCCTCCGTGACCGCCAACAGCCGTATGATCTACGCCTTTTCCCGGGACGGCGCACTGCCCTGGTCGCACGTCTGGCACACGGTCAGCCCCCGCACCCGGACCCCGGTGGCCGCGGTCTGGCTGGCGGCGGGCGCCGCCCTGCTCCTCGGCCTGCCGTATCTGATCAACCTCACGGCCTACGCGGCGGTGACCTCCATCGCCGTGATCGGCCTCTACATCGCCTACGTCATCCCGACGCTCCTGCGGGTCCGCAGGGGCGAGGCGTTCGAGCGGGGCCCCCGGCACCTGGGCCGCTGGTCGCAGGTGATCGGCGTGGTGTCGGTGGCGTGGGTCGTGGTGATCACGGTGCTGTTCATGCTGCCGCAGGTCGCCCCGGTCACCTGGGAGACCTTCAACTACGCCCCGGTCGCCGTCCTGGTCGTCCTCGGCTTCGCGGGCGCGTGGTGGCTGGCCTCGGCCCGGAAGTGGTTCCTCAACCCCGACCATGAACGGACCGTCGCCCGTGAGGCGGCCCGGGCGGCGAAAACCCCGTAA
- a CDS encoding GTP cyclohydrolase II — protein sequence MPDTPAATQRARVRVPLRFHDGYSVDAELVTFHGLADGQEHVAVVLGEPATGTVPLVRLHSECLTGDVFGSARCDCGPQLREAVERIAETGGILLYLRQEGRGIGLYNKLDAYALQDQGLDTYEANAALGLPEDGRDYTAAAQMLSALGVTSLDLLSNNPDKADQLRALGIDVHDRVPTGVFTTPHNVRYLRAKVLQTQHTLPLAQLSAV from the coding sequence ATGCCCGACACCCCCGCCGCCACCCAGCGCGCCCGCGTCCGGGTTCCGCTGCGCTTCCACGACGGCTACTCCGTCGACGCCGAGCTGGTCACCTTCCACGGTCTGGCCGACGGGCAGGAGCACGTCGCCGTCGTCCTCGGCGAGCCCGCGACCGGCACCGTCCCGCTGGTGCGGCTGCACTCCGAGTGCCTCACCGGGGATGTCTTCGGCTCCGCCCGCTGCGACTGCGGCCCGCAGCTCCGCGAGGCCGTCGAGCGGATAGCCGAGACCGGCGGCATCCTGCTCTACCTGCGCCAGGAAGGCCGCGGCATCGGCCTCTACAACAAGCTCGACGCGTACGCCCTCCAGGACCAGGGCCTGGACACCTACGAGGCGAACGCCGCCCTCGGACTGCCCGAGGACGGCCGCGACTACACCGCCGCCGCCCAGATGCTGAGCGCCCTCGGCGTCACCAGCCTGGACCTGCTCTCCAACAACCCCGACAAGGCCGACCAGCTCCGGGCGCTCGGCATCGACGTCCACGACCGGGTCCCCACGGGTGTGTTCACCACCCCGCACAACGTCCGCTACCTGCGCGCGAAGGTCCTGCAGACCCAGCACACCCTGCCGCTGGCCCAGCTCAGCGCCGTCTGA
- a CDS encoding FG-GAP repeat domain-containing protein, translated as MCADLIAQDRANHLYRYYGRGDGTFSARARIATGWGASYDVVVGAGDITGDGKADLVARDTAGVLYRLPGNGAGAFGARVKISSGWKGHKGIF; from the coding sequence TTGTGCGCCGACCTGATCGCCCAGGACCGGGCGAACCACCTGTACCGGTACTACGGCAGGGGCGACGGCACCTTCTCCGCGCGGGCGCGGATCGCGACCGGCTGGGGGGCGTCGTACGACGTCGTCGTGGGTGCCGGGGACATCACCGGGGACGGGAAGGCGGACCTCGTGGCGCGGGACACCGCGGGCGTGCTGTACCGGCTGCCGGGGAACGGCGCGGGGGCCTTCGGCGCCCGGGTGAAGATCAGCAGCGGCTGGAAGGGCCACAAGGGCATTTTCTAG
- a CDS encoding DEAD/DEAH box helicase — MSIFSADHAVLPEDTQAVENESIVDVELDVELDDEIVETVEVDDVVEVSDETPEITFADLGLPEGVVRKLAQNGVTVPFPIQAATIPDALAGKDILGRGRTGSGKTLSFGLPTLTTLAGGHTAKHKPRAVILTPTRELAMQVADALQPYGDVLGLKMKVVCGGTSMGNQIYALERGVDILVATPGRLRDIINRGACSLEDVQIAVLDEADQMSDLGFLPEVTELLDQVPAGGQRMLFSATMENEIKTLVDRYLNKPVSHEVDAAQGAVTTMSHHILIVKPKDKAPVTAAIASRKGRTIIFVRTQLGADRVAEQLREAGVKADALHGGMTQGARTRTLADFKDGYVNVLVATDVAARGIHVDGIDLVLNVDPAGDHKDYLHRAGRTARAGRTGTVVSLSLPHQRRQIFRLMEDAGVDAARHIIQGGAAFDPEVAEITGARSMTEVQAESAGNAAQQAEREVAHLTKQLERAQRRASELREEADRLVARVARERGEDPEAAVAEAQEQAEAEVQAAVEAAASVPEQPAARDVDRIAERGAREERTPSASSYERRERRDDRGGRSFERRDDRGGRSFERRDDRGGFRRDDRGDRDNRGFNRGDRDNRGFNRDNRDRDDRGGRSFERRDDRGGFRRDDRGDRDNRGFNRDNRDNRDRDDRGGRSFERRDDRGGFRRDDRGDRDNRGFNRDNRDRDDRGGRSFERRDDRGGFRRDDRAGHRGSDRPFNRDRRDDRPGFRSAGHDRPFGRRDDHRGDHRGSGSFGRRDDKPRWKRNG, encoded by the coding sequence ATGTCCATTTTCAGTGCCGATCACGCCGTCCTGCCCGAGGACACCCAGGCCGTCGAGAACGAGAGCATCGTCGACGTCGAGCTTGACGTCGAGCTTGACGACGAGATCGTCGAGACCGTCGAGGTCGACGACGTCGTCGAGGTCTCCGACGAGACCCCCGAGATCACCTTCGCCGACCTGGGCCTGCCCGAGGGCGTCGTGCGCAAGCTCGCGCAGAACGGTGTGACGGTCCCCTTCCCGATCCAGGCCGCGACCATCCCGGACGCCCTGGCCGGCAAGGACATCCTCGGCCGTGGCCGCACCGGCTCCGGCAAGACCCTCTCCTTCGGTCTGCCGACCCTGACCACCCTGGCCGGCGGGCACACCGCGAAGCACAAGCCGCGCGCCGTCATCCTCACCCCGACCCGTGAGCTCGCGATGCAGGTCGCGGACGCCCTCCAGCCGTACGGCGACGTCCTCGGCCTGAAGATGAAGGTCGTCTGCGGCGGTACGTCGATGGGCAACCAGATCTACGCCCTGGAGCGCGGCGTCGACATCCTCGTCGCCACCCCGGGCCGGCTGCGCGACATCATCAACCGCGGCGCCTGCTCGCTGGAGGACGTGCAGATCGCCGTCCTGGACGAAGCCGACCAGATGTCCGACCTGGGCTTCCTGCCCGAGGTCACCGAGCTGCTCGACCAGGTGCCGGCCGGCGGCCAGCGCATGCTCTTCTCCGCGACCATGGAGAACGAGATCAAGACCCTCGTCGACCGCTACCTGAACAAGCCGGTCTCGCACGAGGTCGACGCCGCGCAGGGCGCCGTCACGACCATGTCCCACCACATCCTGATCGTGAAGCCCAAGGACAAGGCGCCGGTCACCGCCGCGATCGCCTCCCGCAAGGGCCGCACCATCATCTTCGTCCGCACCCAGCTGGGCGCCGACCGTGTCGCCGAGCAGCTCCGCGAGGCGGGCGTGAAGGCGGACGCGCTGCACGGCGGCATGACCCAGGGCGCCCGGACCCGCACGCTGGCCGACTTCAAGGACGGGTACGTCAACGTCCTGGTCGCGACCGACGTCGCCGCCCGAGGCATCCACGTCGACGGCATCGACCTGGTCCTCAACGTGGACCCGGCCGGCGACCACAAGGACTACCTGCACCGGGCCGGCCGCACGGCGCGCGCGGGCCGCACAGGCACGGTCGTGTCCCTGTCCCTGCCGCACCAGCGCCGTCAGATCTTCCGGCTGATGGAGGACGCCGGCGTCGACGCCGCGCGCCACATCATCCAGGGCGGTGCCGCCTTCGACCCGGAGGTCGCCGAGATCACCGGCGCCCGCTCGATGACCGAGGTCCAGGCGGAGTCCGCGGGCAACGCGGCCCAGCAGGCCGAGCGCGAGGTCGCCCACCTCACCAAGCAGCTCGAGCGGGCGCAGCGCCGCGCGAGCGAGCTGCGCGAGGAGGCCGACCGGCTGGTCGCCCGGGTCGCCCGTGAGCGCGGCGAGGACCCCGAGGCGGCGGTGGCCGAGGCGCAGGAGCAGGCCGAGGCCGAGGTGCAGGCGGCGGTCGAGGCGGCCGCCTCCGTCCCCGAGCAGCCGGCCGCGCGGGACGTCGACCGGATCGCCGAGCGGGGCGCGCGCGAGGAGCGCACGCCGTCCGCGTCGTCGTACGAGCGCCGTGAGCGCCGTGACGACCGTGGTGGCCGCTCCTTCGAGCGCCGCGACGACCGTGGCGGCCGTTCGTTCGAGCGTCGTGACGACCGGGGCGGCTTCCGCCGTGACGACCGGGGCGACCGCGACAACCGTGGGTTCAACCGGGGCGACCGCGACAACCGCGGTTTCAACCGCGACAACCGCGACCGCGACGACCGCGGTGGCCGTTCGTTCGAGCGTCGTGACGACCGCGGTGGCTTCCGCCGTGACGACCGGGGCGACCGCGACAACCGTGGGTTCAACCGCGACAACCGCGACAACCGCGACCGCGACGACCGTGGTGGCCGTTCGTTCGAGCGTCGTGACGACCGGGGCGGCTTCCGCCGTGACGACCGGGGCGACCGCGACAACCGCGGGTTCAACCGCGACAACCGCGACCGCGACGACCGCGGTGGCCGTTCGTTCGAGCGCCGTGACGACCGCGGTGGCTTCCGCCGTGACGACCGCGCCGGTCACCGGGGCAGCGACCGCCCGTTCAACCGTGACCGCCGCGACGACCGCCCGGGCTTCCGCTCCGCCGGTCACGACCGCCCGTTCGGCCGCCGCGACGACCACCGCGGTGACCACCGGGGCAGCGGTTCCTTCGGCCGCCGCGACGACAAGCCGCGCTGGAAGCGCAACGGCTGA
- a CDS encoding aldo/keto reductase gives MTSLRKLGSSDLEVFPLTLGGNVFGWTADEAASFAVLDAYTAAGGNFVDTADSYSAWVDGNSGGESETLIGRWVAERGNRDDVVIATKVSQHPDFPGLTAANIKAAADASLTRLGTDHIDLYYTHFDKPEVPVEEIIGALDELVKAGKVRHIAASNISAERLRESLEFSDREGLARYVALQPHYNLVSRDTYEGGLQDLAARSGLAAVPYFALASGFLTGKYRAGTTVESPRAEGAAQHLASERGQKVLTALDEIARAHDTEVATVALAWLAARPTVVAPIASARTPEQLPALLAVADLELTDEDLTRLTTASA, from the coding sequence ATGACTTCTCTGCGCAAGCTCGGCTCCTCGGACCTCGAGGTCTTCCCCCTCACCCTCGGCGGCAACGTCTTCGGCTGGACCGCCGACGAGGCGGCCTCCTTCGCCGTCCTGGACGCCTACACCGCCGCCGGCGGCAACTTCGTCGACACCGCCGACTCCTACTCCGCCTGGGTCGACGGCAACAGCGGCGGCGAGTCCGAGACCCTCATCGGCAGGTGGGTGGCCGAGCGCGGCAACCGCGACGACGTCGTCATCGCCACCAAGGTCAGCCAGCACCCCGACTTCCCGGGCCTGACCGCCGCCAACATCAAGGCCGCCGCCGACGCCTCCCTCACCCGCCTCGGCACCGACCACATCGACCTCTACTACACCCACTTCGACAAGCCCGAGGTGCCGGTCGAGGAGATCATCGGCGCGCTCGACGAACTGGTGAAGGCGGGCAAGGTGCGGCACATCGCCGCCTCCAACATCTCCGCCGAACGCCTCCGGGAGTCCCTGGAGTTCTCCGACCGCGAGGGCCTCGCCCGGTACGTCGCCCTCCAGCCGCACTACAACCTGGTCTCCCGCGACACCTACGAGGGCGGCCTGCAGGACCTCGCGGCCCGCTCCGGCCTCGCCGCCGTCCCCTACTTCGCCCTGGCCTCCGGCTTCCTCACCGGCAAGTACCGCGCCGGTACGACGGTGGAGAGCCCGCGCGCCGAGGGCGCCGCCCAGCACCTCGCGTCCGAGCGGGGCCAGAAGGTCCTCACCGCCCTCGACGAGATCGCCCGGGCCCATGACACCGAGGTCGCCACGGTCGCCCTGGCCTGGCTCGCCGCCCGGCCGACGGTCGTCGCCCCCATCGCCTCGGCCCGGACCCCGGAGCAGCTTCCGGCCCTGCTGGCGGTGGCGGACCTGGAGCTGACGGACGAGGACCTCACGAGGCTGACGACGGCCTCGGCGTAG
- a CDS encoding PrsW family intramembrane metalloprotease yields MAISPPYPPYPPHPGGPAEDAGRRRVHWWRRRSVRYGALITLLTLSGLVILALVREQTGTEGFLVGLGLAVLPVPLLTAAFRWLDRVEPGPWRNLVFAFAWGACAAALIAIVANSFATRWIATATADPSGADTLGATVIAPVVEESAKAAAILLVFLFRRRDFTGLVDGVVIAGITATGFAFTENILYLGTAFGTDQLSGDSGIASVTAATFFVRIVMSPFAHPLFTVLTGLGFGFAARAGDRQHVRRVLVPMAGLLLAMGMHALWNGSSTFGELGFFAVYASFMVPAFGLLTWLAVWTRQRELRTVREELPAYTAAGWLTPAEPYALGSMRARRLAREYAKRHLGRPAARAVAEYEAYATSLAFLRHRGRGGRAGADFVVRERELLNELWRRREVARPALDHAARMTAPAAPGPVYGYGAAPGYGHGAAPGYGHGGPQGYGYGGPQGYYGYQGYGYPAGPYPVQNPYRS; encoded by the coding sequence GTGGCCATCAGTCCCCCGTATCCGCCGTACCCCCCGCATCCGGGCGGCCCCGCCGAGGACGCCGGGCGCAGGCGAGTGCACTGGTGGCGGAGGAGATCGGTCCGGTACGGGGCGCTCATCACGCTGCTCACGCTGTCCGGGCTGGTGATCCTGGCGCTGGTGCGGGAGCAGACCGGCACCGAGGGGTTCCTGGTCGGTCTGGGGCTCGCGGTGCTGCCGGTGCCCCTGCTGACGGCCGCCTTCCGCTGGCTGGACCGGGTGGAGCCCGGGCCCTGGCGGAACCTGGTGTTCGCCTTCGCCTGGGGCGCGTGCGCGGCCGCGCTGATCGCGATCGTCGCCAACAGCTTCGCCACCCGGTGGATAGCCACGGCGACGGCCGATCCGTCCGGCGCGGACACCCTCGGGGCGACGGTGATAGCACCCGTCGTCGAGGAGTCCGCCAAGGCCGCCGCGATCCTCCTCGTGTTCCTCTTCCGCAGACGCGACTTCACCGGGCTCGTCGACGGGGTGGTCATCGCCGGGATCACGGCCACCGGCTTCGCCTTCACCGAGAACATCCTCTACCTGGGCACCGCGTTCGGCACCGACCAGCTCAGCGGTGACAGCGGTATCGCCTCCGTCACGGCCGCGACCTTCTTCGTGCGGATCGTCATGTCGCCGTTCGCGCATCCCCTGTTCACCGTGCTGACCGGCCTCGGCTTCGGGTTCGCGGCGCGCGCCGGGGACCGCCAGCATGTACGGCGGGTCCTCGTGCCGATGGCCGGGCTGCTCCTCGCGATGGGCATGCACGCCCTGTGGAACGGCTCCTCGACCTTCGGCGAGCTGGGGTTCTTCGCGGTCTACGCGTCCTTCATGGTGCCCGCGTTCGGGCTGCTCACCTGGCTGGCGGTGTGGACCCGTCAGCGGGAGCTGCGCACGGTCCGCGAGGAGCTGCCGGCGTACACGGCGGCCGGCTGGCTCACCCCGGCCGAGCCGTACGCGCTCGGCTCGATGCGGGCGCGGCGACTGGCCCGTGAGTACGCCAAGCGGCACCTGGGCCGGCCGGCCGCGCGGGCGGTCGCCGAATACGAGGCCTACGCGACCTCGCTGGCGTTCCTGCGGCACCGGGGGCGGGGTGGGCGCGCGGGTGCCGACTTCGTCGTACGGGAGAGGGAGTTGCTGAACGAGCTGTGGCGGCGCCGGGAGGTGGCCCGGCCCGCGCTGGACCACGCGGCGCGCATGACGGCGCCCGCGGCGCCCGGGCCGGTGTACGGGTACGGCGCCGCGCCGGGATACGGGCACGGCGCCGCGCCGGGATACGGGCACGGCGGCCCGCAGGGGTACGGGTACGGCGGCCCGCAGGGGTACTACGGGTACCAGGGGTACGGATATCCGGCGGGGCCGTATCCCGTGCAGAACCCCTATCGGTCCTAG
- a CDS encoding metallopeptidase family protein, whose protein sequence is MLEMTREEFEELVAEALDRIPPELTRLMDNVAVFVEDEPPAEDPELLGLYEGTPLTDRGEWYAGVLPDRITIYRGPTLRMCATREEVVEETEVTVVHEIAHHFGIDDARLHALGYG, encoded by the coding sequence GTGCTGGAGATGACGCGCGAGGAGTTCGAGGAACTGGTCGCCGAGGCGCTGGACCGGATTCCGCCGGAGTTGACGCGGCTGATGGACAACGTCGCCGTGTTCGTCGAGGACGAGCCGCCGGCGGAGGATCCCGAGCTGCTCGGGCTGTACGAGGGGACTCCGCTCACGGACCGCGGGGAGTGGTACGCGGGGGTCCTGCCGGACCGGATCACGATCTACCGGGGGCCGACGCTGCGGATGTGCGCGACGCGGGAGGAGGTCGTCGAGGAGACCGAGGTGACGGTGGTGCACGAGATCGCCCACCACTTCGGCATCGACGACGCCCGGCTGCACGCCCTCGGCTACGGCTGA
- a CDS encoding MarR family winged helix-turn-helix transcriptional regulator has translation MTTRWLTPEEQRAWRAYVAGYLLLEDAIDRQLQQEAGMPHLYYSILANLSETPERRLRMTDLAESLKITRSRLTYAVTRLEKDGLLRRENCRWDKRGSVAVLTDEGMAVLERLAPGHVETVRTGLFDRLTPEQVRQLEDIFTQVVGGFQDDGEAAPEELPWRRRSSGCSGGS, from the coding sequence ATGACGACCCGCTGGCTCACCCCCGAGGAGCAGCGCGCCTGGCGCGCGTACGTCGCCGGCTACCTCCTTCTGGAGGACGCCATCGACCGGCAGCTCCAGCAGGAGGCCGGCATGCCCCATCTGTACTACTCCATCCTCGCGAACCTCTCCGAGACGCCGGAGCGGCGGCTGCGGATGACCGATCTCGCGGAGTCGCTGAAGATCACGCGCAGTCGGCTGACGTACGCGGTGACCCGGCTGGAGAAGGACGGGCTGTTGCGGCGCGAGAACTGCCGCTGGGACAAGCGCGGCAGTGTCGCGGTGCTGACGGACGAGGGCATGGCGGTCCTGGAACGACTGGCCCCCGGTCATGTGGAGACGGTCCGCACCGGCCTGTTCGACCGGCTCACCCCCGAGCAGGTGCGCCAACTGGAGGACATCTTCACGCAGGTGGTGGGCGGCTTCCAGGACGACGGCGAGGCGGCGCCGGAAGAACTGCCGTGGCGGCGGCGTTCATCCGGGTGTTCCGGAGGTTCGTGA
- a CDS encoding dihydrofolate reductase family protein — protein MPYPYVLLSAAVSLDGYLDDTSPERLLLSSPADFDRVDEVRASVDAILIGAGTIRADNPRLLVYSAERRHARVAAGQPEYPLKVTVSGSGDLDPAANFWHTGGEKVVYTTDKGARRTQALGIAADVVPLGPDLDWRRLLTHLHDERGVRRLMVEGGGTIHTQLLQQGLADELQLVLAPLLVGDPDAPRLFGPGAYQGGRLRLTETRRIEDVVLMRYEPTAPGTGPLPSAADRRWLALACELAAQCPPSETAFSVGAVIVAADGTELARGHSREAGDPVVHAEEAALAKLDPADPRLATATVYSSLEPCARRASRPKPCARLILDAGVRRVVTAWREPDTFVTAADGNGLLAAEGVDVVVLPEYAERAQAPNLHLTG, from the coding sequence ATGCCGTACCCGTACGTCCTGCTGTCCGCCGCCGTCTCCCTCGACGGCTACCTGGACGACACCAGCCCCGAGCGCCTGCTGCTCTCCAGCCCCGCCGACTTCGACCGAGTCGACGAGGTACGGGCCTCGGTCGACGCGATCCTCATCGGCGCCGGCACCATCCGCGCGGACAACCCGCGCCTGCTGGTGTACTCCGCCGAGCGCCGCCACGCGCGCGTGGCCGCCGGACAGCCGGAATACCCCCTCAAGGTCACCGTCAGCGGCTCCGGAGACCTCGACCCGGCCGCGAACTTCTGGCACACCGGCGGCGAGAAGGTCGTCTATACGACGGACAAGGGCGCCCGGCGGACCCAGGCGCTCGGCATCGCGGCGGACGTCGTCCCGCTCGGCCCCGACCTGGACTGGCGCCGGCTCCTGACGCATCTCCACGACGAGCGCGGGGTACGGCGGCTCATGGTCGAGGGCGGCGGCACGATCCACACCCAGCTCCTCCAGCAGGGCCTCGCCGACGAACTCCAGCTCGTCCTCGCCCCCCTCCTCGTCGGCGACCCGGACGCGCCCCGCCTCTTCGGCCCCGGCGCCTACCAGGGCGGACGCCTCAGACTGACCGAAACCCGGCGGATCGAGGACGTCGTCCTCATGCGCTACGAGCCCACCGCCCCCGGCACCGGCCCGCTCCCCTCCGCCGCCGACCGCCGCTGGCTGGCCCTGGCCTGCGAACTCGCCGCGCAGTGCCCGCCCTCCGAGACCGCCTTCAGCGTCGGCGCGGTGATCGTGGCCGCCGACGGCACGGAACTGGCCCGCGGCCACTCCCGCGAGGCCGGCGACCCGGTCGTGCACGCCGAGGAGGCCGCCCTCGCGAAACTCGACCCCGCCGATCCGCGTCTGGCCACCGCCACCGTCTACAGCAGCCTCGAACCCTGCGCCCGCCGCGCCTCCCGCCCCAAGCCCTGCGCCCGTCTCATCCTCGACGCGGGGGTACGACGGGTGGTCACCGCCTGGCGGGAGCCCGACACCTTCGTGACGGCGGCCGACGGAAACGGCCTGCTCGCGGCCGAGGGCGTCGACGTCGTCGTCCTCCCGGAGTACGCCGAGCGGGCCCAGGCGCCGAACCTGCACCTGACCGGGTGA